One window from the genome of Amycolatopsis sp. NBC_01480 encodes:
- the nirD gene encoding nitrite reductase small subunit NirD: MTVSIERTWTAVCPASAVPEFSGVAALVDGEQVAVFHVDGSNWHALSNWDPCSGAAVLSRGIVGDSGGIPVVASPVYKDRFELATGRCLEHEGVQVTVYSVRVRSGVVEVGSS, from the coding sequence ATGACGGTGTCGATCGAGCGGACCTGGACCGCGGTGTGCCCGGCCTCGGCGGTCCCGGAGTTCTCCGGGGTCGCGGCGCTGGTGGACGGCGAGCAGGTGGCCGTGTTCCATGTGGACGGTTCAAACTGGCACGCACTGTCCAACTGGGACCCGTGCAGCGGGGCAGCGGTGCTCTCGCGTGGAATCGTCGGTGACTCCGGGGGAATCCCGGTGGTCGCGTCGCCGGTGTACAAGGACCGGTTCGAGCTGGCCACGGGACGCTGTCTGGAGCACGAAGGCGTTCAGGTGACGGTGTACTCCGTGCGGGTGCGCTCGGGTGTGGTCGAGGTGGGGTCGTCGTGA
- the nirB gene encoding nitrite reductase large subunit NirB — protein sequence MRTLVVAGHGMVAHRLVEAVRAADTDGQWRVVVLAEEPRPAYDRVALTSYVDTWDPAALALPGSDYAGDDAVELRLGDAVTSVDRASKTVTTASGHTQPYDALVLATGSRPFVPPVPGRDLPGVFVYRTIEDLDAIRAAASQPGRGRRSAVVIGGGLLGLEAAKALRDMGLSPHVVEMAPRLMPLQVDEGGGALLRRLIARLDVTVHTGTSTDVIEADGPRLLARLGNGTELDVDLVVFSAGVRPRDDLARESGLEVGGRGGVLVDSACRTSDPAVYAIGECAAVEDRVYGIVAPGYAMAEVVAAGLTGGSATFPVPDTSTKLKLMGVDVASFGDAHAATEGALEVAVNDAVAGTYKKLVVTDDGKTLLGGVLVGDAAEYNTLRALVGSPLPAEPGALLAPAGGAASVGVDALPDEALICSCNGVSKGTLTRAITSDGCDSVGKLKACTRAGTSCGSCVPMLSKLLNACGVEQSKALCEHFGQSRAEIFEIIRATRMTTFSEVITRYGTGTGCAVCKPAVASILATLGNGHILGGEQVTLQDTNDKFLANIQRNGSYSVVPRIPGGEITPDKLMVIAQVAQDFGLYTKITGGQRIDLLGATVDQLPGIWRRLVDAGFESGHAYGKALRTVKSCVGSTWCRYGVQDSVALAIELELRYRGLRSPHKIKSGVSGCARECAEARSKDFGVIATEHGWNLYVGGNGGATPRHAELLVSDVDTETLIRTIDRFLMFYVRTADRLQRTAPWIEEMDGGLDHLRAVIVDDRLGICEDLDAAMAKHVEGYTDEWRGVLEDPEKLARFSSFVNAPGTPDPSISFREERAQKVPVMLGVPEVRR from the coding sequence ATGCGCACGCTGGTGGTAGCCGGGCACGGCATGGTCGCGCACCGGCTCGTCGAGGCGGTGCGCGCGGCGGATACGGACGGACAGTGGCGGGTGGTCGTGCTCGCCGAGGAGCCGCGGCCGGCGTACGACCGGGTCGCGCTGACGTCCTATGTGGACACGTGGGACCCGGCGGCGCTGGCCCTGCCCGGCTCCGACTACGCCGGTGACGACGCGGTCGAGCTGCGGCTGGGCGACGCGGTGACGTCGGTGGACCGGGCGTCGAAGACCGTCACCACGGCTTCGGGTCATACCCAGCCGTACGACGCGCTGGTGCTGGCCACCGGGTCACGGCCGTTCGTGCCGCCGGTGCCGGGGCGGGACCTGCCGGGCGTGTTCGTCTACCGGACCATCGAAGACCTCGACGCCATCCGGGCGGCCGCTTCCCAGCCCGGCCGGGGACGCCGTTCCGCCGTGGTGATCGGCGGTGGCCTGCTCGGGCTGGAGGCGGCGAAAGCGTTGCGGGACATGGGACTGTCGCCTCACGTGGTCGAGATGGCGCCGCGGCTGATGCCGTTGCAGGTGGACGAGGGTGGCGGCGCGCTGCTGCGTCGGCTGATCGCGCGGCTCGACGTGACCGTCCACACGGGAACGTCCACGGACGTGATCGAGGCGGACGGTCCCCGGCTGCTGGCGAGGCTGGGCAACGGGACCGAGCTGGACGTGGACCTCGTCGTGTTCTCGGCGGGCGTGCGGCCCCGCGACGATCTGGCGCGCGAGTCCGGTCTGGAGGTTGGCGGGCGCGGCGGCGTGCTCGTGGATTCGGCTTGCCGGACCAGCGACCCGGCGGTGTACGCGATCGGCGAGTGCGCGGCGGTCGAGGACCGGGTGTACGGCATCGTCGCGCCGGGGTACGCGATGGCGGAGGTGGTCGCGGCCGGGCTGACCGGTGGCAGCGCGACGTTCCCGGTGCCGGACACCTCGACCAAGCTCAAGCTGATGGGCGTGGACGTCGCGAGTTTCGGCGACGCGCACGCGGCCACCGAGGGCGCGCTGGAGGTCGCGGTCAACGACGCGGTGGCCGGCACGTACAAGAAGCTCGTGGTCACCGACGACGGCAAGACGCTGCTCGGCGGTGTGCTGGTCGGCGACGCGGCGGAGTACAACACGCTGCGCGCACTGGTCGGCAGCCCGCTGCCGGCCGAGCCGGGTGCCTTGCTGGCACCGGCCGGTGGGGCCGCTTCGGTGGGTGTGGACGCGCTGCCGGACGAGGCGTTGATCTGTTCGTGCAACGGCGTTTCCAAGGGCACGCTGACGCGGGCGATCACCTCGGACGGCTGCGATTCGGTCGGCAAGCTGAAGGCGTGCACCCGCGCGGGCACGTCGTGCGGCTCGTGTGTGCCGATGCTGAGCAAACTGCTGAACGCTTGTGGCGTCGAGCAGTCCAAGGCGTTGTGTGAGCACTTCGGACAGTCGCGGGCGGAGATCTTCGAGATCATCCGGGCCACGCGCATGACCACGTTCAGCGAGGTCATCACGCGGTACGGCACGGGCACGGGCTGCGCGGTGTGCAAGCCGGCCGTCGCGTCGATCCTGGCCACGCTCGGCAACGGGCACATTCTCGGCGGCGAGCAGGTCACGCTGCAGGACACCAACGACAAGTTCCTGGCCAACATCCAGCGCAACGGCAGCTACTCCGTGGTGCCGCGGATCCCCGGCGGGGAGATCACCCCGGACAAGCTGATGGTGATCGCCCAGGTGGCGCAGGATTTCGGGCTGTACACCAAGATCACCGGCGGGCAGCGGATCGACCTGCTCGGCGCGACCGTGGACCAGCTGCCGGGGATCTGGCGGCGGCTGGTGGACGCCGGGTTCGAGTCCGGGCACGCGTACGGCAAGGCGTTGCGGACGGTCAAGTCGTGTGTCGGGTCCACCTGGTGCCGCTACGGCGTGCAGGACAGTGTGGCACTGGCGATCGAGTTGGAGCTGCGCTACCGCGGGCTGCGCTCGCCGCACAAGATCAAGTCCGGCGTGTCCGGGTGCGCGCGGGAGTGTGCGGAGGCGCGGAGCAAGGACTTCGGCGTGATCGCCACGGAACACGGCTGGAACCTGTACGTCGGCGGCAACGGCGGGGCCACGCCGCGACATGCCGAGCTTCTGGTGTCCGATGTGGACACCGAGACGCTGATCCGGACGATCGACCGGTTCCTGATGTTCTACGTGCGCACGGCCGACCGGTTGCAGCGCACGGCGCCCTGGATCGAGGAGATGGACGGCGGCCTCGACCACCTGCGCGCGGTGATCGTGGACGACCGGCTCGGCATCTGCGAGGACCTGGACGCGGCGATGGCCAAACACGTCGAGGGTTACACCGACGAATGGCGCGGGGTGCTGGAGGACCCGGAGAAGCTGGCGCGGTTCAGCTCGTTCGTGAACGCGCCGGGCACGCCGGACCCGTCGATCTCGTTCCGCGAGGAGCGCGCGCAGAAGGTGCCCGTGATGCTGGGTGTGCCGGAGGTCAGGCGATGA
- a CDS encoding nitrate/nitrite transporter: MTTTAHRGARWIERWEPEDEGFWAATGKKIASRNLWFSVFAEHIGFSIWTLWSVVVLFMGPAYGFSAADKFLLVSTPTLVGALMRLPYTFAVARFGGRNWTVVSAALLLIPTVLTAIVLHPGTSLGTFVVMAALGGVGGGNFASSMTNINTFYPERLKGWALGLNAGGGNLGVAVIQLVGLLVIAVAGATQPRLVLYIYIPLIVIAAGCAALFMDNLATVRGDTKAMREVVRHGHTWVMSLLYVGTFGSFIGYSFAFGLVLQNQFGRTPLQAAAVTFLGPLLGSLSRPLGGRLSDRIGGGRVTFVTFAAMAVATAVLILASSARSLALFTVAFIVLFILTGVGNGSTYKMIPAIFRAKARAAIDEGADETAELLKARRLSGALIGLAGAIGALGGLFINLAFRQSFADAHSGVPAFVAFLVFYAVCVAVTWAVYLRKPVAQVKPALAGV; encoded by the coding sequence ATGACCACCACGGCCCACCGGGGCGCCCGCTGGATCGAGCGCTGGGAGCCCGAGGACGAGGGTTTCTGGGCGGCCACCGGGAAGAAGATCGCCTCCCGCAACCTGTGGTTCTCCGTGTTCGCCGAGCACATCGGGTTCTCGATCTGGACCCTGTGGTCGGTGGTCGTGCTGTTCATGGGCCCGGCGTACGGCTTCTCGGCCGCGGACAAGTTCCTGCTGGTGTCCACGCCGACGCTGGTCGGCGCGCTCATGCGGCTGCCCTACACCTTCGCCGTGGCGCGGTTCGGCGGTCGCAATTGGACGGTCGTCAGCGCGGCCCTGCTGCTGATCCCCACGGTGCTCACCGCGATCGTGCTGCATCCCGGCACGTCACTCGGCACGTTTGTGGTGATGGCCGCGCTGGGCGGGGTCGGCGGCGGCAACTTCGCATCGTCGATGACCAACATCAACACCTTCTACCCCGAGCGGCTCAAGGGCTGGGCACTCGGCCTCAACGCCGGCGGCGGGAACCTCGGCGTGGCGGTGATCCAGCTCGTCGGGCTGCTGGTGATCGCCGTGGCCGGCGCGACCCAACCGCGGCTGGTGCTCTACATCTACATTCCGCTGATCGTGATCGCGGCCGGCTGCGCGGCGCTGTTCATGGACAACCTCGCCACCGTCCGCGGTGACACCAAAGCGATGCGCGAGGTCGTCCGGCACGGCCACACCTGGGTGATGTCGCTGCTGTACGTCGGCACGTTCGGCTCGTTCATCGGGTACAGCTTCGCGTTCGGGCTGGTGCTGCAGAACCAGTTCGGCCGGACGCCGCTGCAGGCCGCCGCGGTGACGTTCCTGGGCCCGCTGCTCGGCTCGCTGTCGCGCCCGCTCGGCGGACGGCTGTCCGACCGGATCGGCGGCGGCCGGGTCACCTTCGTCACGTTCGCCGCGATGGCGGTGGCCACGGCGGTGCTGATCCTGGCCTCGTCGGCGAGGTCGCTGGCCCTGTTCACGGTCGCGTTCATCGTCCTGTTCATCCTGACCGGGGTCGGCAACGGCTCGACGTACAAGATGATCCCGGCGATCTTCCGCGCCAAAGCCCGCGCGGCCATCGACGAGGGCGCCGACGAGACCGCCGAGCTGCTCAAGGCCCGCCGCCTGTCCGGCGCGCTGATCGGGCTGGCCGGGGCGATCGGGGCGCTGGGCGGGCTGTTCATCAACCTCGCCTTCCGCCAGTCCTTCGCCGACGCGCACAGCGGGGTGCCCGCGTTTGTCGCGTTCCTGGTGTTCTACGCGGTGTGCGTGGCCGTCACCTGGGCCGTTTACCTGCGCAAGCCGGTGGCCCAGGTGAAGCCGGCGCTGGCGGGGGTCTGA
- a CDS encoding FAD-dependent oxidoreductase — MSARQVVIAGYGMAGARLADEIRRRDPAGERVRLTVVGAEPHPAYNRVLLSSVVAGGLSAEMVRLHDEEWAARTSVDLHLDTSVTAIDRKNRCVETEAGPLAYDALVLATGATPWLPPVEGLEPGPDVVAFRTLDDCARILDAARPGAPVAVLGGGLLGLEAARGLAGRGANVTVVHPRRHVMERQLDPGAGRVLARRLAELGVTFRFEATAARYLPGDGLKLDDGALVPADLVVVAAGVRPETALAEAAGLAVDRGVLVDDLLRTNDGRIHALGDCARHANAPAGLVQPAWEQAAVLADLLTGADTAARYRGTTAVTRLKARDVDLTAVGETHVTSEDDDADVLTFDDPSGGRYGKLVIRGNRVTGAILLGLPDAAAIVTQFHDRGIPLPEDRLAVLLGRALPAGTPAAASPAELPASALICRCNAVTKSRLVDAWRGGATDVAALARVTRATTGCGGCRDTVGAVADWLAAQ; from the coding sequence ATGAGCGCCCGGCAGGTGGTGATCGCCGGTTACGGCATGGCCGGCGCGCGGCTCGCGGACGAGATCCGGCGACGCGACCCGGCCGGGGAGCGGGTGCGGCTCACCGTGGTCGGCGCCGAACCGCATCCGGCGTATAACCGGGTGCTGCTGTCGTCGGTGGTCGCGGGCGGGCTGAGTGCCGAGATGGTCCGGCTGCACGACGAGGAATGGGCCGCGCGTACGAGCGTCGACCTGCACCTGGACACCTCAGTCACCGCGATCGACCGCAAGAACCGTTGCGTGGAAACAGAAGCCGGCCCGCTGGCTTACGACGCGCTGGTGCTCGCCACGGGCGCGACGCCCTGGCTGCCTCCGGTGGAAGGGCTCGAGCCCGGCCCAGACGTCGTAGCCTTCCGGACGCTCGACGACTGCGCCCGCATCCTCGACGCCGCCCGTCCCGGCGCGCCCGTCGCCGTGCTCGGCGGTGGCCTGCTGGGGCTGGAAGCCGCCCGCGGGCTGGCCGGCCGCGGCGCGAACGTCACCGTGGTGCACCCGCGGCGGCACGTGATGGAACGCCAGCTCGACCCCGGCGCCGGGCGGGTGCTCGCGCGCCGGCTCGCCGAGCTCGGCGTCACGTTCCGCTTCGAGGCGACGGCCGCGCGGTACCTGCCCGGCGACGGGCTGAAGCTCGACGACGGCGCGCTCGTCCCGGCCGACCTCGTGGTGGTCGCCGCCGGCGTCCGGCCGGAAACCGCGCTGGCCGAGGCCGCCGGGCTGGCCGTCGACCGGGGCGTGCTGGTCGACGATCTCTTACGCACCAACGACGGCCGGATCCACGCCCTCGGTGACTGCGCGCGGCACGCGAACGCGCCCGCCGGGCTCGTGCAGCCCGCGTGGGAACAAGCGGCGGTCCTCGCCGACCTGCTCACCGGCGCCGACACCGCCGCCCGCTACCGCGGCACCACCGCGGTCACCCGGCTGAAGGCGCGCGACGTCGACCTCACCGCCGTTGGCGAGACCCACGTGACCAGCGAGGACGACGACGCGGACGTGCTCACGTTCGACGATCCGTCCGGCGGCCGTTACGGCAAGCTGGTGATCCGCGGCAACCGGGTCACCGGCGCGATCCTGCTCGGCCTGCCGGACGCGGCCGCCATCGTCACGCAGTTCCACGACCGCGGTATCCCGCTGCCCGAAGACCGGCTCGCGGTGCTGCTCGGCCGCGCGCTGCCCGCGGGCACCCCGGCCGCCGCGAGCCCGGCCGAGCTGCCTGCTTCGGCGCTGATCTGCCGGTGCAACGCCGTCACCAAAAGCCGGCTTGTCGACGCCTGGCGCGGCGGGGCGACCGACGTCGCCGCGCTGGCTCGCGTCACCCGCGCCACCACCGGCTGCGGCGGCTGCCGGGACACCGTCGGCGCCGTCGCGGATTGGCTTGCCGCGCAATGA
- a CDS encoding molybdopterin oxidoreductase family protein: MPPVDTHCPYCALQCGMRLAGSRVEPRDFPVNAGGLCQKGWTSGDLLTSGRRLTTPLVRRGGELKPASWDEALDVVAGKLRGLREQHGADSVAVFGGGGLTNEKAYQLGKFARVALGTSQIDYNGRFCMSSAAAAGLQAFGADRGLPFPVTDLGGADVVLLAGANPAETMPPFVQHLRGADLIVVDPRRTPTAELAGLHLAPAPGTDLALALGILHAVVAEGHLDKSFVDLRTAGFDEMWRIAAAWWPERAERVTGVSAADQRAAAAKLAGARNAYVLTARGTEQHATGTANVGGWINLALALGLPGREGSGFGCLTGQGNGQGGREHGQKADQLPGYRKITDPAAREHVAAVWGVTADSLPGPGRSATELLEALGHDDGPRALLVFGSNVVVSAPRSSGVQERLSSLDLLVVADLVLSETAALADVVLPVTQWAEEDGTLTSLEGRILLRRKALDAPPEVRTDLEVIHGLATRLGQPAARFPVDAETVFEELRAASKGGTADYSGVTYERLRAGEALHWPVPGENHPGTPRMFLDRFAHPDGRARFAAVDHTGPAELPDADFPLQATTGRVLQHYQSGAQTRRITELMDVVPEMFVEVHPDTAARSGLADGERALVRSRRGETVAKVRCVGSLRPDLVFLPFHFPGEGRANLLTNPALDPVSRMPEFKVCAVALSKADT; encoded by the coding sequence TGCCCGTACTGCGCGTTGCAGTGCGGGATGCGGCTGGCGGGGTCGCGGGTCGAGCCGCGGGACTTTCCGGTCAATGCCGGGGGACTGTGTCAGAAGGGCTGGACGTCCGGTGACCTGCTGACGTCCGGGCGCAGGCTGACGACGCCGCTCGTCCGGCGGGGTGGGGAGCTGAAGCCCGCGAGCTGGGACGAGGCGCTGGACGTCGTCGCCGGGAAGTTGCGGGGGCTGCGGGAACAGCACGGGGCCGATTCCGTCGCGGTGTTCGGCGGGGGTGGGCTGACCAACGAAAAGGCTTACCAGCTCGGCAAGTTCGCCCGGGTCGCGCTCGGGACCTCGCAGATCGACTACAACGGCCGGTTCTGCATGTCTTCGGCCGCGGCGGCCGGGCTCCAGGCCTTCGGCGCCGACCGCGGGCTGCCGTTTCCGGTCACCGACCTCGGCGGCGCCGACGTGGTGCTGCTGGCCGGAGCCAACCCGGCCGAGACGATGCCGCCGTTCGTGCAGCACTTGCGGGGCGCGGACCTGATCGTGGTCGACCCGCGCCGCACGCCGACCGCCGAGCTGGCCGGACTGCACCTGGCCCCCGCGCCGGGCACGGATCTGGCTCTGGCACTAGGCATCCTGCACGCCGTGGTCGCCGAGGGCCACCTGGACAAGTCCTTTGTGGACCTCAGGACCGCGGGGTTCGACGAGATGTGGCGGATCGCCGCCGCGTGGTGGCCGGAGCGGGCCGAACGCGTCACCGGCGTCTCCGCGGCTGACCAGCGGGCCGCCGCGGCCAAGCTGGCGGGCGCTCGTAATGCGTACGTCCTCACCGCGCGCGGGACCGAACAGCATGCCACGGGCACGGCGAACGTCGGCGGCTGGATCAACCTGGCGCTCGCGCTCGGGCTGCCCGGCCGCGAGGGCTCCGGCTTCGGCTGCCTGACCGGGCAGGGCAACGGCCAGGGCGGCCGGGAGCACGGGCAGAAGGCCGACCAGTTGCCCGGTTACCGCAAGATCACCGACCCTGCCGCCCGCGAGCACGTGGCCGCGGTGTGGGGAGTGACGGCCGACAGCCTGCCCGGGCCGGGACGGTCGGCCACCGAGCTGCTCGAAGCGCTCGGCCACGACGACGGTCCTCGCGCGCTGCTGGTCTTCGGCAGCAACGTGGTGGTGTCCGCGCCGCGCTCGTCGGGCGTCCAAGAACGACTGTCCTCATTGGATCTCCTGGTGGTCGCCGACCTGGTGCTGTCCGAGACGGCCGCGCTGGCGGACGTGGTCCTGCCCGTGACGCAGTGGGCCGAGGAGGACGGCACGCTCACCAGTCTGGAGGGCCGGATCCTGTTGCGCCGCAAGGCACTCGACGCGCCGCCGGAAGTCCGCACCGACCTCGAGGTGATCCACGGCCTCGCCACCCGGCTCGGCCAGCCGGCCGCGCGGTTCCCGGTCGACGCCGAGACCGTCTTCGAGGAGTTGCGCGCCGCGTCTAAGGGTGGCACCGCGGACTACTCCGGCGTCACCTACGAGCGGCTGCGCGCGGGCGAGGCACTGCACTGGCCGGTGCCGGGCGAAAACCACCCCGGCACCCCGCGGATGTTCCTCGACCGGTTCGCACACCCGGACGGACGCGCCCGCTTCGCCGCCGTCGACCACACCGGGCCCGCCGAGTTGCCCGACGCCGACTTCCCGTTGCAGGCCACCACCGGACGGGTGCTCCAGCACTACCAGTCCGGCGCGCAGACCCGGCGGATCACCGAGCTGATGGACGTCGTGCCGGAGATGTTCGTCGAGGTCCACCCGGACACCGCCGCGCGCTCCGGACTGGCCGACGGCGAGCGCGCGCTGGTCCGCTCACGGCGCGGCGAGACCGTGGCGAAGGTGCGTTGTGTCGGCTCACTGCGGCCCGACCTGGTGTTCCTGCCGTTCCACTTCCCGGGTGAGGGTCGCGCGAACCTGCTCACCAACCCCGCGCTCGACCCGGTCAGCCGGATGCCCGAGTTCAAGGTGTGCGCGGTGGCACTGTCCAAGGCGGACACATGA